One Rhododendron vialii isolate Sample 1 chromosome 2a, ASM3025357v1 genomic region harbors:
- the LOC131312713 gene encoding tetrahydroberberine oxidase-like: MQKTTNNRKTPTTSMLSFVFLLVISFSLAASGDTHEEFLQCLSLHSPNSTSISKLIYTPNNSSYLSVLNFSIQNLRFTSPSTPKPLVIVTPFDESQIQATVYCSKYHGMQIRVRSGGHDYEGLSYVSDVPFVILDMINLSSITVDAESKTAWVESGATVGQLYYRIAEKSKTLGFPAGVCPTMGVGGHFSGGGYGVMLRKYGLAADNVIDARIIDVNGQVLDRKSMGEDLFWAIRGGGGASFGVILAWKVNLVTVPSTVTVFTVAKTLDQNATNLIHKWQHIAPKFPKDLFIRIIINRVNSSENGKWTIQVSFNSLYLGGINNLIPLMQECFPELGLTEKDCTEMSWIDSILYFAGIPVSESLNVLLDRTPLTRVFFKAKSDYVKEPIPIFGLEGIWRMFYEDEGEQAVMILSPYGGKMEEIAESSIPFPHRKGNLYKIQHLVNWNEEGEEVSQRHISWIRRLYSYMARYVSRFPRAAYINYRDLDVGVNNNKGNISYAQASIWGIKYFKNNFNRLVQVKTKVDPGNFFRNEQSIPPFSAWWKKGD, encoded by the coding sequence ATGCAAAAAACTACAAACAATAGGAAGACTCCCACCACCTCAAtgctttcatttgtttttctcctcgtgatttctttttctttggcaGCTTCAGGTGATACTCATGAGGAGTTTCTTCAATGCCTTTCCCTTCATTCCCCAAACTCAACCTCGATCTCAAAACTAATTTACACCCCAAACAACTCTTCATATTTATCCGTGTTAAACTTCTCCATACAAAACCTCCGGTTCACATCACCGTCAACCCCAAAACCACTAGTCATTGTCACACCATTCGACGAATCCCAAATTCAGGCAACTGTCTATTGCTCCAAATACCATGGAATGCAAATTAGGGTTCGAAGTGGTGGACATGACTATGAGGGCCTTTCCTATGTGTCCGATGTCCCTTTTGTCATTCTAGATATGATAAACCTAAGTTCCATTACTGTTGATGCTGAGAGTAAAACTGCTTGGGTTGAATCTGGGGCAACTGTTGGGCAACTTTACTATAGAATTGCTGAGAAAAGTAAAACCTTAGGGTTTCCTGCCGGTGTTTGCCCTACGATGGGTGTCGGTGGACACTTTAGTGGGGGAGGGTATGGCGTTATGTTGCGAAAATATGGTCTTGCGGCTGATAATGTCATTGATGCTCGAATCATTGATGTCAATGGACAAGTTCTTGATAGGAAATCCATGGGGGAAGACCTATTTTGGGCTATTAGAGGTGGTGGGGGTGCTAGTTTTGGAGTCATTCTAGCATGGAAAGTAAATTTAGTCACTGTTCCTTCAACTGTGACTGTTTTTACTGTTGCCAAGACGTTAGACCAAAATGCTACCAATCTTATCCATAAGTGGCAGCACATTGCTCCCAAATTCCCCAAAGATCTATTCATTAGAATCATTATTAACAGGGTGAATTCTAGTGAAAATGGAAAGTGGACAATCCAAGTCTCTTTCAACTCCTTGTACCTTGGAGGCATCAATAACTTGATTCCATTGATGCAAGAATGCTTCCCGGAGTTGGGTTTGACTGAAAAAGACTGCACCGAGATGAGTTGGATTGactccatcctctattttgctGGTATTCCTGTCAGTGAGTCCCTCAATGTCCTTTTAGATAGGACACCTCTAACAAGGGTATTCTTCAAGGCAAAATCAGACTATGTGAAGGAGCCAATTCCGATATTTGGATTGGAAGGGATTTGGAGAATGTTTTATGAAGATGAGGGGGAACAAGCGGTTATGATCTTGAGTCCGTATGGTGGAAAGATGGAGGAGATTGCTGAGTCTTCAATCCCTTTCCCACACAGAAAGGGAAATCTCTACAAAATCCAGCATTTGGTTAACTGGAATGAAGAAGGGGAAGAGGTATCACAAAGGCATATAAGTTGGATTAGAAGGCTTTACAGTTATATGGCGCGCTATGTTTCTAGATTTCCAAGGGCTGCATATATCAATTATAGAGATCTTGATGTTGGAGTTAATAATAACAAAGGGAACATAAGCTATGCACAAGCAAGCATTTGGGGCATCAAGTATTTCAAGAACAACTTCAACAGATTGGTGCAAGTCAAGACCAAAgttgatcctggaaatttcttTAGGAATGAACAAAGCATTCCTCCTTTTTCAGCTTGGTGGAAAAAGGGTGACTAG